Proteins found in one Miscanthus floridulus cultivar M001 chromosome 4, ASM1932011v1, whole genome shotgun sequence genomic segment:
- the LOC136552057 gene encoding probable sarcosine oxidase, whose amino-acid sequence MGSCAAASRGSCVLLLERFDRLHVRGSSHGESRGTRSTYAKAYYTPMLRLARRLWDEAQAEAGDGDRVLTPTPHLDGDPSLLAAVRNGGASAIEVVEGSAWPGADVFRVPDGWMAAASELGGVIQATKAVKMFRILPTRAPSCRTEVVDVTKREGSILVKTTSDEEFHGAKCIITVGAWTSKLVRSVTGMDLPVQPWHTLLCYWKAKPGRERELTPEASFPTFASYGDPIIYGTPSMEFPGLIKIAMHGGSPCHPDSRGDMTTDTDDAAALVEPMARWIRDFMPDHIDTVQRPLKPLPCMYSMTPDEDFVMDFLGGDFGKDVVVGAGFSGHGFKMAPAVGRILAEMALDGEAGTAAAAGLELGHFSIGRFVDNPKGNLRDY is encoded by the exons ATGGGCAGCTGCGCGGCGGCCTCCCGCGGCTCGTGCGTGCTGCTGCTGGAGCGTTTCGACCGCCTCCACGTCCGCGGCTCCTCGCACGGCGAGTCCCGTGGCACCCGCTCCACCTACGCGAAGGCGTACTACACGCCCATGCTGCGCCTGGCGCGCCGCCTCTGGGACGAGGCCCAGGCCGAGGCGGGGGACGGGGACCGCGTGCTCACGCCCACGCCGCACCTCGATGGGGACCCGTCGCTCCTCGCCGCCGTCAGGAACGGCGGCGCCAGCGCCATTGAGGTCGTCGAGGGCTCGGCCTGGCCAGGGGCTGACGTGTTCAGGGTGCCCGACGGGTGgatggcggcggcgagcgagctcGGCGGGGTGATACAGGCGACCAAGGCGGTTAAGATGTTCCGGATCTTGCCAACAAGGGCGCCGTCGTGCAGGACGGAGGTGGTCGATGTCACTAAGCGAG AAggatcaatcttggtgaaaacgACGAGTGACGAGGAATTCCATGGAGCAAAATGTATCATAACGGTGGGCGCCTGGACGAGCAAGCTGGTCAGGTCGGTCACCGGCATGGATCTGCCTGTGCAACCATGGCACACCCTCCTGTGCTACTGGAAGGCGAAGCCCGGCCGGGAGCGAGAGCTGACCCCGGAGGCCAGCTTCCCAACGTTCGCGAGCTATGGCGACCCCATCATTTACGGCACCCCGTCGATGGAGTTCCCGGGCCTGATCAAGATCGCCATGCACGGCGGGTCACCGTGCCATCCGGACAGCCGTGGTGACATGACCACGGACACTGATGACGCCGCCGCCCTGGTGGAGCCCATGGCACGGTGGATCCGAGACTTCATGCCGGACCACATCGACACTGTGCAGCGGCCGCTCAAGCCACTGCCGTGCATGTACTCCATGACCCCCGACGAGGACTTCGTGATGGACTTCCTGGGTGGTGATTTCGGAAAGGACGTTGTCGTGGGTGCGGGGTTCTCCGGCCACGGATTCAAGATGGCACCGGCTGTTGGAAGGATCCTGGCCGAGATGGCTTTGGACGGGGAGGCCGGCACGGCTGCGGCGGCTGGTTTGGAGCTTGGGCACTTCAGCATTGGCAGGTTTGTGGACAACCCGAAGGGAAACCTCAGGGATTATTGA
- the LOC136548790 gene encoding uncharacterized protein, translating to MATSDHIPELSIIASQSTLGVELLSQAFKSTPTKPSSVDPQKKLILVETTDASKTVEDKNPSTSLPNVVKALNSPALSYSFNFEEYIDEDEISSSAISSKEALLEEIKNRLKDMLPMLKKNIADLVQDTDLVRRTFLAIKGNLHSNLVEVRTPLSNIEDQAPRVKRAKRNLADRKALLAKKNFNKQEAKELAQLIDNLKNSSLRIELELNQLKVKHSELEKELENVKAIIDRHESNLAQIPNAIKQKKQKMLTKVKEGKAICSTLENISRLAEEDKQQIVEVDAIQLKALKII from the exons atggcgaccagcgaccacATCCCTGAG TTATCAATCATTGCATCTCAATCTACTCTGGGTGTTGAACTATTGTCCCAGGCGTTTAAATCAACACCGACTAAACCTTCATCGGTCGATCCTCAAAAGAAGCTgattttggttgaaacaaccgatgcttcTAAGACAGTAGAAGACAAGAACCCTTCTACTTCACTTCCTAATGTTGTCAAG GCACTTAACTCAccagctctgagctactctttcaattttgaagagtatatagatgaagatgaaatcagctcatcagccatCTCTTCCAAAGAAGCTTTGTTAGAGGAGATAAAGAATCggctaaaagacatgctgccaatgcttaaaaagaatatagccgatttggtccaggaTACAGATCTAGTCAGAAGAACTTTCCTAGCCATTAAGGGTAACTTGCATTCGAATCTTGTTGAAGTTCGGACACCTTTATCCAACATTGAggatcaagctccaagagtaaaaaGGGCTAAGAGAAACCTAGCTGATCGcaaagctttattggccaagaagaacttcaacaaacaagaggccaaagagctagcacAGCTAATCGAtaacttgaagaactcctccctcaggatcgaACTAGAGCTAAACCAACTGAAAGTCAAGCATTCAGAACTCGAGAAGGAACTGGAGAATGTGAAGGCTATCATCGATCGCCATGAGTCCaatctggctcaaatacccaatgccattaaacagaagaaacagaaaatgctgaccaaggtcaaagaaggtaAAGCCATCTGCAGCACCCTCGAGAACATCTCTAGattagccgaagaagacaagcaacaaattgtagaagttgatgctatccaGCTAAAAGCATTGAAAATaatctag